In Gambusia affinis linkage group LG08, SWU_Gaff_1.0, whole genome shotgun sequence, a single window of DNA contains:
- the il34 gene encoding interleukin-34, producing the protein MVQPSLCFLGGLLGLFLMAPVLMASTPASMCTPLKTLNDSLSHRRRYMKHNFPINYAIRVHHEEIFKLSNISKMKLKVEGLDELVLQRLWFQVNQGVLKKIIRVLPERHPSRPYTAELERRFRDAEGVFVQSHPAEVFQQELPETIQDIWDQLTEEPERVPVSSWRFASPKSLVDNLCHTMCCLFWECFSSTVSSLDYCAVSHSKKGRKTQSPELETAPTEPAEW; encoded by the exons GCCTGTTTCTAATGGCTCCCGTTCTGATGGCTTCCACGCCCGCCAGCATGTGCACGCCCCTCAAGACGCTCAACGACAGCCTGAGCCACAGGCGACGGTACATG AAGCACAACTTTCCCATCAACTATGCCATCCGAGTTCATCATGAGGAAATTTTTAAGCTGTCAAATATCAGCAAAATG AAATTAAAGGTGGAAGGACTGGATGAGCTGGTTCTCCAGAGGCTGTGGTTTCAAGTGAACCAAGGCGTCTTAAAAAAG ATCATCCGGGTTTTGCCGGAGAGGCATCCTTCGCGTCCTTACACAGCGGAGTTGGAGAGACGGTTCAGGGATGCTGAGGGAGTCTTTGTTCAGTCGCATCCTGCTGAG GTGTTCCAGCAGGAGCTTCCAGAGACGATCCAAGACATTTGGGATCAGTTAACAGAGGAGCCTGAGAGAGTGCCGGTGTCCAGCTGGAGGTTCGCGTCTCCAAAATCTCTGGTGGATAACTTGTGCCACACCATGTGCTGCCTTTTCTGGGAGTGCTTTTCCAGCACAGTGTCTTCTCTGGACT aCTGTGCAGTCTCCCATTCAAAGAAGGGCAGAAAAACGCAGAGCCCAGAATTGGAGACGGCGCCCACGGAGCCTGCAGAGTGGTGA